A genomic segment from Streptomyces antibioticus encodes:
- a CDS encoding DinB family protein translates to MTEEPARWTQATVYPDMWTDPADDPRNSDGVSPDGELATLQDFLTNYRHTLRMKCDGLDPEQLARRSVPPSTMSLLGLIRHLAEVERDWRNWITDADPLPKLYGVRDADFDQAIGDQATVDAAHADLAREQAATDAALAAHPDLGERLGKDGIAVRELLIHRIEEYARHCGHADLLRERVDGRVGQ, encoded by the coding sequence ATGACCGAAGAACCCGCACGCTGGACCCAGGCGACCGTCTACCCCGACATGTGGACCGACCCGGCGGACGACCCCCGCAACAGCGACGGAGTCAGCCCGGACGGCGAACTCGCCACCCTCCAGGACTTCCTGACCAACTACCGCCACACCCTGCGGATGAAGTGCGACGGCCTGGACCCCGAGCAACTGGCCCGCCGCTCGGTCCCCCCGTCCACGATGTCGCTGCTCGGCCTGATCCGGCACCTCGCCGAGGTGGAACGCGACTGGCGCAACTGGATCACCGACGCCGACCCGCTGCCGAAGCTGTACGGCGTCCGTGACGCGGACTTCGACCAGGCGATCGGCGACCAGGCGACGGTGGACGCCGCCCACGCCGACCTGGCCCGCGAACAGGCCGCCACGGACGCCGCCCTCGCCGCCCACCCCGACCTGGGCGAACGCCTCGGCAAGGACGGCATCGCGGTCCGCGAACTCCTGATCCACCGCATCGAGGAATACGCCCGCCACTGCGGCCACGCCGACCTCCTCCGCGAACGCGTGGACGGCCGAGTGGGGCAGTGA
- a CDS encoding MerR family transcriptional regulator — MENEMRSIGELARDCGLSVSALRFYDRAGVLVPAWVDPVSGYRWYEPEQLEEARLLARLRRAGMPLADIRLVLAGWAGTDTDLVRGLLEAHLRRLELGLSDARSEFSTLRALLDRRETDPMTSLRTASVRLSLPSPELAAALDTVRFAASTDGDLPVLGGILFDFEGGALHLVATDRYRMAVARARSTGYGGPRTQVVVPLPLADAMRALLTGKDPVQLTMDGDLVTLEAGDRQTSGRSLGHEFPDYRRLVRLPAGRRAHVDTAAFRQTLETGPVRTSGTREPNGGPYDLSVLRVAGNGTVVVCDDGDDAQDNVAVNREFLLHALTAGARDELVLELGAPTAPLAIRRPDDEDTFSLLMPVRLDD; from the coding sequence GTGGAGAACGAGATGCGCAGCATCGGGGAGTTGGCGCGGGACTGCGGGCTGAGCGTGAGCGCGCTGCGGTTCTACGACCGGGCCGGTGTGCTGGTGCCCGCCTGGGTGGACCCGGTCAGCGGGTACCGCTGGTACGAGCCCGAGCAGTTGGAGGAGGCCCGGTTGCTGGCCCGGCTTCGCCGGGCGGGCATGCCGTTGGCCGACATCCGGCTCGTGCTGGCCGGCTGGGCCGGCACGGACACGGACCTGGTGCGCGGTCTCCTTGAGGCGCACCTGCGCCGTCTCGAACTCGGGCTGTCCGACGCCCGCAGCGAGTTCTCCACGCTTCGAGCCCTACTCGACCGCAGGGAGACCGACCCCATGACCTCGCTCCGCACCGCTTCCGTCCGACTGTCCCTCCCCTCACCGGAGTTGGCCGCCGCGCTGGACACGGTCCGTTTCGCCGCTAGCACCGACGGGGACCTGCCCGTGCTCGGCGGGATCCTGTTCGACTTCGAGGGAGGGGCGCTCCATCTGGTGGCCACCGACCGCTACCGGATGGCCGTCGCACGGGCACGCTCGACCGGATACGGCGGGCCTCGGACGCAGGTGGTCGTGCCCCTTCCGCTCGCCGACGCGATGCGGGCGCTGCTGACCGGCAAGGATCCCGTCCAACTCACGATGGACGGCGACCTCGTGACGCTGGAGGCCGGCGACCGTCAGACATCCGGCCGGAGTCTCGGCCACGAGTTTCCCGACTACCGCCGCCTCGTCCGACTCCCGGCCGGTCGCCGGGCCCACGTCGATACGGCAGCCTTCCGCCAGACCCTGGAGACCGGTCCGGTGCGCACGAGCGGGACCCGTGAGCCGAACGGCGGGCCCTACGACCTCAGCGTGCTCCGGGTGGCGGGGAACGGAACCGTGGTCGTGTGCGACGACGGTGACGACGCCCAGGACAACGTGGCCGTCAACCGCGAGTTCCTGCTGCACGCCCTCACCGCCGGCGCCCGGGACGAGCTGGTCCTAGAGCTGGGCGCGCCCACGGCACCGCTGGCGATCCGCCGACCCGACGACGAGGACACCTTCTCACTCCTGATGCCGGTCCGTCTGGACGACTGA
- a CDS encoding DUF397 domain-containing protein, with amino-acid sequence MSTTELAWFKSSYSGTQGDDCVEVAVGEQAVHIRDSKDVTRPHLAVGRDGWARFVGFTVRGVRAE; translated from the coding sequence ATGAGTACGACGGAACTCGCCTGGTTCAAGTCCAGTTACAGCGGTACCCAGGGGGACGACTGCGTGGAGGTCGCCGTCGGCGAACAGGCCGTCCACATACGCGACTCCAAGGACGTGACCCGGCCCCACCTCGCCGTCGGGCGTGACGGGTGGGCCCGGTTCGTGGGGTTCACGGTGCGCGGAGTACGAGCAGAGTGA
- a CDS encoding metallophosphoesterase: MTDTSDARPVDGEAEARADAPRRGLLRRVMRYVPLIAPVLLWAVPCWVLLFAGQHWPLPVTLAGTALFALGLVVMPLAMARGHGRRQQDRAAIVGATLLGASWVLFTWSVLLGVLLRLALTVAGVGEGQDRARIVTWAVLGVTAVLLVWGYAEARRVPRVRRLDVQLPRLGAGLDGTRVALITDTHYGPLDRARWSERVCETVNSLDADLVCHTGDIADGTAERRRAQALPLGTVRATRARVYVTGNHEYYSEAQGWVDLMDELGWEPLRNRHLLLERGGDTLVVAGVDDVTAESSGVAGHGAHLAGALDGADPELPVLLLAHQPKFVDRAAAAGIDLQLSGHTHGGQIWPFHHLVGLDQPALAGLSRHGTRTQLYTSRGTGFWGPPFRVFAPSEITLLVLRAP; the protein is encoded by the coding sequence GTGACCGACACCAGCGATGCCCGGCCCGTCGACGGCGAGGCGGAGGCACGGGCGGATGCGCCGCGGAGGGGGCTGCTGCGCCGCGTGATGCGGTACGTCCCCCTGATCGCGCCCGTCCTGCTGTGGGCCGTGCCCTGCTGGGTGCTGCTGTTCGCCGGTCAGCACTGGCCGTTGCCCGTGACGCTGGCGGGCACCGCCCTGTTCGCGCTCGGTCTCGTCGTCATGCCGCTCGCGATGGCGCGCGGTCACGGTCGGCGCCAGCAGGACCGGGCGGCGATCGTCGGTGCGACCCTGCTGGGCGCGAGCTGGGTGCTGTTCACCTGGTCCGTGCTGCTCGGCGTCCTCCTGCGGCTCGCGCTGACCGTGGCCGGCGTCGGCGAGGGGCAGGACCGGGCCCGGATCGTCACCTGGGCCGTCCTCGGTGTGACGGCCGTCCTGCTCGTCTGGGGATACGCCGAGGCCCGCCGCGTGCCGCGCGTGCGCCGACTCGACGTGCAACTCCCCCGGCTGGGAGCCGGGTTGGACGGCACCCGCGTCGCCCTCATCACCGACACCCACTACGGCCCGCTCGACCGCGCCCGCTGGTCGGAGCGGGTGTGCGAGACCGTCAACTCCCTGGACGCCGACCTCGTCTGCCACACCGGCGACATCGCCGACGGCACCGCCGAGCGCCGCCGCGCCCAGGCCCTCCCCCTCGGCACCGTGCGCGCCACCCGGGCCCGGGTGTACGTCACCGGCAATCACGAGTACTACAGCGAGGCCCAGGGCTGGGTCGACCTGATGGACGAGCTGGGCTGGGAGCCGCTGCGCAACCGTCATCTCCTGCTCGAACGCGGCGGCGACACGCTCGTGGTGGCTGGCGTGGACGACGTCACCGCCGAGTCCTCCGGCGTGGCGGGCCACGGCGCGCATCTCGCCGGGGCGTTGGACGGCGCCGATCCCGAGTTGCCCGTCCTGCTCCTGGCCCATCAGCCCAAGTTCGTCGACCGGGCGGCGGCCGCGGGCATCGACCTGCAACTCTCGGGTCACACCCACGGCGGCCAGATCTGGCCCTTCCACCACCTGGTCGGCCTCGACCAGCCCGCCCTGGCCGGCCTCAGCCGCCACGGCACCCGCACGCAGCTCTACACGAGCCGCGGCACGGGCTTCTGGGGGCCGCCGTTCCGCGTCTTCGCCCCCAGCGAGATCACTCTGCTCGTACTCCGCGCACCGTGA